CATCGGCCTGTCCTCGGGCGCGCTGCGCGCCCGCCTGCGGGTGATCGTCAGCAAGCATTTCTTCAAATACCGCTATGACTACCGCAACGAATGGCTGGGCTTCACCGCCACCATCACCGGGGCGGGCAGCGAAGGATTGCACGAGCGCATCGTCAAGGCGGTCGCCGCCATCATCGAAAGCACCGGCGGCGCCTTGTGGACCCGCAGCGTCGAAGATGGCGTTTTGCTGCCGACCGCCCGCTGGAACATGGGGGCCTCGCCGCTGCCGGCCATTCCCCTCGACTCCTCGCTCTGCCGCTATCTGCAAAGCCAGGCCTGGGTGGTCGACCTTTCCGAGGCCCTGACCTTCCCCGACCGCTACCCCGGCCTGACGCTGCCCGACTGGCTGGCCGAGCATCCCCGCGCCGGGCTTTGCGTGCCGCTGATCCTGCGCGAGGAACTGCAAGGCGTGCTGGTGCTCGGCCCCTTGCGGGCGCCGCGCAAGCTGGTGTGGGAAGACCTCGACATATTGAAAACCGTCGGCTGCCACGCGGCGGGCTATCTGTCGGAAGAACGCGCCCTCAACCGGCTGTCCGACGCCCAGCGCCTGGACGCCTTCAACCGCCGCTTCGCCTTCGTCATTCACGACATCAAAAACGTCGTCAGCCAGATGTGCCTGATGGCCAAAAACGCCGAGCGCTTTGGCGACAACCCGGATTTCCAGAAGGACATGATCGCCACCGTGGTTCATTCCGCCGATCGCCTTCAGAAACTTCTTCAAGATCTCAAGGCCGCCGGCCAGACCCCCGACCCGGCGGCCCTGTCCCCCGCCGCCGTCCCGCTGGCCGAGGTGGTGCGCGAGGCCGGGGAGCGCTGGCGGGCCCTGAAACCCGACCTGCTGGTCGACTTGGCCCCGGATTGGGCCCCGAACTCGGCCATCGTCTGCTCGGGGCGCGAGATGGCATCGGTTCTCGATCACCTTTTGCAAAACGCCATCGACGCCGTCGCCACCACCGGAGGGACGGTGCGCCTGTCCCATCGCGAAGGCGGCGGTCAGGCAATCGTCGAAGTCGCCGACGAGGGGCCGGGAATGGAGGACGCCTTTATCGCCGACGGCCTGTTCCGACCGCTGAATTCGACCAAATCAACGGGTTTGGGAATCGGCGCCTTCCAGTGCCGCGAGATCGTACGCCGCATGGGCGGACAGTTGACCGTCACCTCCGACCGGGGACGGGGCACCCGCATGACCGTGTTGCTGCCCGATAGGACCGCCCAGGCCCGCCGAGGTGCGGCATGACCGAACCGCTCCCCCGCCTGCTGATCGTCGAGGATGATCTGGGTGTGCAGTCCCAGCTCAAGTGGAGCTTCTCCGACGAGTGGCTGATCGATGTCGCCGCCGATCGGGCCAAGGCGCTCGAGATCGCCGCGCGCACCCCGCCGACCATCGTCATCCTCGATCTAGGCCTGCCCCCCGAGCCCAATGGCGCGGGCGAGGGGCTGGCGACCCTGGAAGGGCTGATCTCGCTTAATCCGCTGACCAAGGTCATCGTCTCAAGCGGCAATGAGGACCACCGCCATGCCCTGTCGGCCATTCGCCTGGGGGCCTATGATTTCTATCCCAAGCCGGTCGACATCGAGCATCTGCGGCTGATCACCGCCCGGGCGGCCCATCTGCGCCGCCTTGAAGAGGAAAACCGCCAGCTCGCCCGCGCCGGCCACGCCGGTCCCTTGGCCAATGTCATCGGCGAAAGCGCCGCCATCCAAGCGGTCTGCCAGATGGTGCGCCGCGTCGCCTCGACCACGGTGAACGTGCTGTTGCTAGGCGAAAGCGGCACCGGCAAAGAGGTTTTCGCCCATTCCCTCCATCAGCTCAGCGGCCGCGCCGGCCAACCCTTCGTCGCCATCAACTGCGCGGCCATCCCCGAAAACCTGCTTGAAAGCGAGTTGTTCGGCCACGAGAAGGGCGCCTTCACCGGGGCCTTGCGCCAGACCACCGGCAAGATCCAGCAGGCCAATGGCGGAACCCTGTTCCTTGATGAAATCGGCGATATGCCGCCACCCCTTCAGGCCAAGTTGCTGCGCTTCCTGCAAAGCCGGGTGATCGAGCGGGTCGGCGGCCGGCAAAGCCTGGAGGTCGATGTCCGCATCGTTTCGGCCACCAACCGCGATCTTGGCGCCTTGATCGAAAAGGGCGAGTTCCGCGAGGATCTTTATTACCGCCTCGACGAGGTGAAGATCGCCCTGCCGCCTTTGCGCGACCGCATCGAAGACGCCCCCCTGCTCGCCCAGTATTTTCTCGATTCCTTCGCCGCCAGCATGGGCCGCAAGGTGACCGGCTTCAGCTCCGACGCCCAGGTCGCCCTGTCGGCCCATCCCTGGCCGGGCAATGTCCGCGAACTGGAAAACCGGGTGAAACGGGCGGTGGTTCTGGCCGAGGGACGGCTGGTGACCGCCAAGGATATGGATCTGGTCGGCGGCGCCATGCCCACCCTGCGCGAGAGCCGCCGTCGGGCCGATTATCAGGCGGTCACCACCGCCCTGTTGCTGGCGGGCAATAATCTTTCGCTGGCGGCCAAGTATCTCGGCATCAGCCGACCGACTTTATACGACTTGATCGAGACCCATAACATTCACGTTTAATGACCCCGGGACATCAGGCCGGGACATCAGGACTGTTCAGTGATGGCCGATATTCTTTTCCTGTGCCAGCGCATCCCCTTCCCTCCCACAAAGGGGGACAAGATCCGCTCGTTCCATATTCTTGACCATCTCGCGCGCCGCCACCGCATTCACCTTGGCACCTTCGTCGACGATCCCGAAGATCGCGGCTTCGAGGCCGATCTGAAACGCTATTGCGCCGATGCCCTGGTGCTGCCCTTGGATCGCCGGGTGGCGACGGGGCGGGCGCTTTTGGCGCTGCCCAGCGCCACCCCGCTCAGCATCGCCTTTTACCGCGATCGCCGCATGCAGCGCTGGGTCGACGGGGTGCTGGCCCGCCGCCCGGCGGCGGCCTTCCTGTTTTCCTCGGCGATGGCCCAATATGTGGTCGGTCATCCCGCCGCCCCGCCCCGGGTGGTGATGGACTTCGTCGATGTCGATTCCGAGAAATGGGCGGCCTATGCCCGCGATCGCCAGGGGCCACGGCGCTGGGTCTATGCCCGCGAGGCCAAACGCCTGCTCGCGTACGACCGCCAGATCGCCGCGCGGGTCGATGCCTCGCTGTTCGTTTCGCAAGCCGAGGCCGATCTGTTTGGCACGCTGGCGCCCGAAAGCGCCGGGCGCATCCACCCCCTGTCCAACGGCATCGATACCGTTTTCTTCGATCCGACCCTGACCTATGCCGATCCCTATTCCCCGGGCAAACCGGTGCTGGTTTTCACCGGAGCGATGGATTACGAGCCCAACGTCAAGGCGGTTTGCTGGTTCGCCTCCCAGGTCCTGCCGCTGGTCCGCGCCGCCCGGCCGGCCGCCGAATTCTGGATCGTCGGCGCCAATCCCGCGTCGGCGGTGCGCGCCCTCGACCGCCATCCCGGGGTCACGGTCACCGGCCGCGTCGCCGATATCCGCCCCTATCTCGCCCATGCCGATGTGGCCGTCGCCCCGATGTTCCTCGGCCGGGGCATTCAGAACAAGGTTCTGGAAGCCATGGCGATGGCCCGGCCGACGGTGGTTTCGGCCGAAGCGGTGGAAGGGATCGGCGCGGGCGATGGCGCCGAGCTTCTGGTCGCCCCGCTTTCACCCCGGGGCTTCGCCGATGCCACGCTTGAGGCCCTGGCCCCCGGAGCCGCCGCCCTCGGCCAGCGGGCGCGGCGCTATCTGCTTGATGCTTTCGCCTGGGAGCGGACCATCGCCCCCTTGGGCGCCTGTCTTGGCCTGCCGTGATGGCGCCCCCCCGTCGATGGAGGCTCGCCGGTCTAGCTCCGCCGCATCAGCTTCTGCAAAAGAACGCGGACAAAAACACCGACCAGCGCGCCCGTTCCATTGGCGGCGAAGTCGCCCCACGAGCCAAGTCGACCGGGGATCGAGCCTTGGGCGATCTCCAACCCGCCACCAAGCCCGGCGGCCATGCACACCGCCAACCAGGGCGGCAAGCGGCAGGCCAACAGCAGCGCCAAGCCGCCATAGGCCGAAGCATGAATGATCTTGTCAAAGCCGAAGGTGGGCGGCGGCCCCATGTTCGGAGCAAGGGAACCGATGGTGATCGTCAACACCGCGAGCACAATGCAAAGCCAAACCCAAGAGCTTCGCAGAAAAACGGCAAACAAACCGACGGCCCGATCCTGTGAAGAGCGCGCTTTGATTCGATCGCCCAAAGGGGCCGCGGCCACCGGCGGGGAAAGCGGGTCCCTATCAGGAAGTGACATGAGAACACCTTGTCTGTTCGGGCAAGAAACGTAAAGGGGAATTCAAATCCCAGACTCAATTCTTATATTATTCTAGTTAAAGTTTTCGACGGCCCGGAAACCCCGGTTTCGCGCCAGTCGCCCCATCTGACCCGGGATTCTTGTCAGCACTGTGATCCATTCACCCTCAACCGGGGCGCTATCGTGAAAATCCTTTATCACCACCGAACCCAGGCCAACGACGGATGCGCCGTTCATATCACCGAAATGATCGCCGCCCTGCGGCGCGACGGTCACGAGGTGGTGGTGGTGGCGCCGGCGGTGGCGAAGGGCGAACCCTCGGCCGAGAAGACCACGGGCGGGCTGATCGCCACTTTGCGCAAAAGACTTCCCAAGGCCGCCTTTGAAGCTCTGGAGTTCCTGTATTCCGGGTTTGCTTATTTTCGTTTATTGCGCGCGGTGTTTTCCCACCGCCCCGACGTTCTTTATGAACGCTACAGCCTTTTCATGCCGACCGGCACTTGGATTCGCCGAACCTGCGGCCTGCCGGTTCTCCTCGAGGTCAATTCGCCTTTGCGCGAGGAGCGCGCCCGGCACGGCGGACTGGCCCTGGGCGCCCTGGCCGGCTGGACCGAGCGGGTGTCATGGAAAGGCGCCGATCGCGTGCTGCCGGTCACCGCCGTGCTCGCCCGCCAGATCAGCGCCATCGGCGTGGCCGAAGGGCGGATCAGCGTGATCGCCAATGGCATCAATCCCCAAACCTTCGGCCCTTTGCCCGAGGGCGACCAAGCCAAGGCCGCCCTTGGTCTGGAGGGCAAACTGGTTCTCGGCTTCACCGGCTTCGTCCGCGATTGGCACGGATTGGACCGGGTGATCGAGGCGCTGCCCCGCACCCCCCAGGCCCATCTGCTGATCGTCGGCGACGGCCCGGCGCGCCAGGATCTGCTCGCCCGCGCCCAGCAGATGGACGTTGGCGAGCGCGTCAGCTTTACCGGCGTGCTGCCCCACGCCCGCATCGCCGGCCATGTCGCCGCCTTCGATATCGCCCTGCAGCCGGCGGTCACCGCCTATGCCTCGCCGCTCAAGCTTTTTGAATACCTTCAGATGGGGCGGACCATTCTGGCTCCCGACCAGCCCAATCTGCGCGAGATCCTGACCGATGGCGTGAACGCCCGTCTGTTCGACGCCGAGCGCGGCGAAGCCTTCGCCGAAGCGCTCGACGGCCTGATCGCCAACCCCGAGGAGCGCCGCCGTCTGGCCGAAGGCGCCCGGGCGACGATCGCCCGCCTTGGCTTGACCTGGGATCACAACGCCCGCCGGGTCGTCGCCCTCGCCCAAGCCGCGCTTCTCGCCTGCCCCCGCCGGCGCCCCGCCGCCGGAACGGCAGGGCCCCTTGGTCCGACGGCGGCCCGCCCTTCCTCCCGGGCAGCGGACGATCCCCCCGGCGCGCCGCGGTAGATCCCAAACCAAGGGACAGCGGGACCGCGACGCGCAGGGACAAAAAATCATAAGGAGATCACCATGACAGCCCTCACAGAGATCGATGCCCGCCATGCCGCTTGGCGTGGCCGGCGGGTGCTGGTCACCGGCGGCGCCGGCTTCATCGGCGGCCATTTGTGCCGACGCCTGGTTGGCCTGGGGGCCGAGGTCGTCGTTCTTGACGACCTGAGCACCGGCCGCCGCGACACGGTCCCCCGGGGGGTCCGCCTGATCGTCGGCTCGGTCACCGACCCGGCTCTGGTGCGCAAGGCGTTGCAAGGAACGGAAGGCTGCTTCCACCTTGCCGCCATCGCCTCGGTGCCGCTGTCGGTCAGCGCCCTGGTCGATTGCCATGCCGTCAACCAGACGGGAACCCTGCGCCTGATCGAAGGTCTGCGCGATAACGGCGGCGGGCGGTTGGTCTACGCCTCGAGTTCGGCGGTCTTTGGCGATCCGGTCGCCCTGCCGCTGACCATGGCCTCGCCAACGCGGCCGATCTCGCCCTATGGCGTCGACAAGCTGGCCTGTGAAGCCCACGCCCGGGTGGCCGGCGGGCTTTATGGGCTGAAAAGCTTCGGCCTGCGCTTCTTCAACGTTTATGGCGAGGGGCAATCCGACGATTCGCCCTATAGCGGCGTCATCGCCCTCTTCAATCGCAAGCTCCGCGACGGTCAGCCGATCACCGTCTTTGGTGACGGCTCCCAAAGCCGCGACTTCGTCTATGTCGGCGATGTCATCGAGGGGCTGCTCGCCGCCTGGAACGAGGCCAGCGTCCGCGGACCGGTGGAAACCGTCGGCACCGGCTGCCCGACCACCGTGATGGATCTGGCCCGGACGATCATGGAGGTCCACGGCCGCAGCGTTCCCGTCGTTCACGCCCCGCCGCGCGAAGCCGATATCGAACATTCCTACGGCAAGGCCGATTTCCTGGCCCGCATCCTGCCCAAGCCGGCGGTGGCTTTGCGCGCCGGGTTGGCGCGGACGCTGTCGATCTCTCCCCCCGCCGCAACCTTGGCCCCAACTCCATAGGCGTCAGCACCGTGATCCCTTCCCCTTCCCCCCCCGTCCTGTCCGGTAGCGCCCAGTCCCCTTCCATGCCCGCCCCCCGCTGGGCCACCATGGGCGCCATGCTTCTCGATCGCGCAGCTTCTCTTGAAGAAAGCTGCGCTTATCGCTTCTTGCATGACGGAGGGGGAGGGCCGGAGGTTCGCAGCTATCGGGCGCTGACCAGCCGCGCCCTTGATATCGCCACGTTTCTTTTGGCGAAGGGCTGCGCCAAGCGGCCGGTGCTGATCTTATTGCCCACCGGCATGGCCTTCGTCGAAGCCCTGTTTGGCTGTTTTCTGGCCGGGGCCATCGCCGTGCCGGCACCGCCACCCACCGGAACGCGCGGCTTGCCGCGCATCCGCGGCATTCTCGCCGATTGCGCGCCGCCGCTGGCCCTGGTCGTCGAGCCGCCGCAGATCGACCGCCTGGGCGGCGGCGACGACGCTCCGCTCGCCCGAACCGAGTGGGTTCGCGTAGCCGATATCCCCGCCTGCGCCACCCCCGATCCGTCTATGGTCGAAGCGGTCGCCCCCGGGGATATCGCGGTTTTGCAATACACCTCGGGCTCGACCGGCACCCCGAAAGGCGTGGTGATTTCCCATCGCAACGCCCTGATCAATCTGGCCCAGCAAAAATCCGGCATGCGCGCCCCCGATGGGGCGCGTCTGGTGTCGTGGCTTCCCGTCCATCACGACATGGGCCTGTTTGGCAATATCCTGATTACCGTGGCAGTCGGCGGCGAGTTGAGCTTCATGGCGCCGTCGTCCTTCCTGCAAAAGCCGATCCGCTGGGTTCAAGCGATCTCCGATTACCGGGGGCAGGCCTCGGGCGGACCGGATTTCGGCTTCGATCTCTGCGCCAGACGGGCCCAGCCCGCCGATCTGGCCGCTCTCGACCTATCAAGCTGGACCACCGCCTATTCGGGGGCCGAACCGGTGCGGGCGGCGACGCTTGAACGCTTCGCCCGGGTCTTCGCCGCCAGCGGCTTTCGTTGCGAGGCGCTGCGCCCCTGCTATGGTCTGGCCGAGGCGACGCTGATCGTTTCAGTTCAGGCGGTGACCCAGTCCCTCGACGTGCGGCGCTACGATCGCCAATCCCTGTTCGCCGGCATCGCCCGCCAGAGCGACGACGGCGAGGCCCTGACCAGCTGCGGCCCGGCGGTCGAGGGCATGGAGATCGCCATCGTCGATGCCGCCACCAGCCAGCCGCTGCCCGACAACCGCGTGGGCGAAATCTGGCTGTCGGGGCCCAATCTGGCCGAAGGCTATTGGAACCAGCCGCAGATGACGGCCAAGCGCTTCGGCGCCCGCTTGGCCGGGCGCGGCGATCGCTGGTTGCGCAGCGGCGATGTCGGCTTCCTAGATCGCGGCCAGTTGTTCGTCGTCGGCCGCGCCGATGACATGATCATCCTGCGCGGGCGCAATATTCCCCCCGACGATATCGAAAACGCGGCCCTGGTCTCGCCGATCCAGGTGGCGGGATCGGCCGTCGCCCTGGCCGCGCCCGACGAGGGCGGCGTCATTCTGGTTCAGGAGGTGGCGCGCGGCCAAGGGGCGCGCGATTTCCCGCTGCTCGGCGCCCAGATGCGCGCCGCCGTCGCCGACGCCACCGAAACCGCCCTCTCGCGCATCGCCTTCGTCCGCTTCGGCTCGATCCCGCGCACGACCAGCGGCAAGATCCGGCGACGGGAAACCGGCCTTCTGCTTGCCCGCGACGCCCTGCCCATCGTGCACGACGACCGGGGTGGCCGTCCCGCCGAGGGCGAAGAGGCCGGGCCGGCGCCAGCTTCGGCCGATCCCCAGACGCCGCCGCTCGAACGCCTGCGTCTTGAAGCCGCCCGCCTGCTTGGCCTGGAAAAGCCGCCGATGGCCGATACGCCGCTGGTGGCGCTCGGCATTGATTCGCTGCGCGCCGCCGAACTGGCCGATTGGGTTGCCGAGACCTTTGGCACGAGCTTGCCGCTTTCGACCTTCTTCACCGAGACCGCCACCCTGGCCGAGATCGCCCGGGCGATCGGGTCCTCGCCGCAATCCGGCGGCCTCGCGCTGTTTCCGCCCCCCGCCGCCGTGGCCCGCGACGTCGTTCCGCTGACACGCGGCCAGCAAACCCTGTGGGTCGCCGCCCGCCGGGCGCCCGAGAGCGTTGGCAATACCCTGTCGTTGGGCGTGGTGGTCGGCGAGACGCCGCCGCAAACGCTCCAGAGCGCCCTTGACCGGCTTTCGCTGGCCCATCCGCTGCTGCGCTCGGTTTTCCGGCTGCGCGAAAACGATCCGGTGCGGGTGGTGCATGCCCAACCGGAGGTGACCATCGCGCCCATCGTTTGGCACGGCGAGGACGAAGGGCGGGAGGAGGCGCTTGACGCCTTCCTGCGCCAACCGCTCGTCCTGGAGGATGGCCCCCCCTGGCGAGCCGGTTTGCTGCGCAACGGGCGATCGACCCTGCTGGTGCTGGCCCTCCACCATATCCTGGCCGATGGCCGCGCCCTGGTCCTGCTTGGCAAGGCCCTGGCCGCCGAGATCGACGCCGGGACGACCGCCGCCCCGGACGACGCCCCCGCCGCCGATCGCTTCGCCGAAGCCGTTGGCGAGGAAGAGGCCTATCTTTGCCGCCCCGAGGCTTGGCGCGCCCTGACCTTTTTCCGCCAGTCGCTGGCCGATCTTCCCGACCCCCTGCCTTTGGCCCCGGCCGGCTGGGACGGCCGCCCGGCGCCCCGGCCGCGCATCGTTTCCCTGCCGATAAGCCCGTCCCGCCTCGCCGGGCTCAAGCGCTCGGCCGCCGTGCTGGGCAGCCCGCCGGCGCGGTTGATGTTCGGCCTGTTCGTCCTTGCCCTCGCCCGTCTGACCAGCCGCGACGATCTGGTGGTCAGCGTGGTTTCGACCAATCGCCCGGCCGGGCAGGCGATGACCATCGGCTATTTCGCCAATCCTTTGCCCGTCCGCCTGCATCTTGGCCTGGAGGCGACGGCCCCGCTCGACCGGGTTTTGATCCAGGCGATGGCCGCCCTGTCGACGACGCTCGATCACCGGCTGCTGCCCTTCTCGGAAATCGTCCGCGCCGCCGTGCGCCCCGGCGAAGCGCAAAGGCTGCTCCAATGCGTGTTCACCCATGTCGGGGTCGATGAGGGCTTCCAGGGCGATCTGGCCAGCGCCCTGGCCGTGGCGCAAGACCGGCCGGTTCCCTTCCTGCTGCGTCCCCAGGAGGGCGAGGCGGCGCTTGCCCTGACCTTCGTCGAAGGCGGGGGAGGCGCCCGCCTTGATCTGGCCATCGACGATGGCGCCGTCGCCGCCGCCATCGGTCAGGCCCTGCCGACGATGATCGGGAATTTGGCCACCGCCCTGGCCGAGGCGCCCCATCTGCCGCTGTCGGGGGTGCCGGCGATGGCCGCGTCGGTCCTTGAGCGCATGGGTCAATGGGAAAGCGGCCCGCGCGCCGCCCTCGCCCTGCGCGAGGAGGGCTGGTCGCTGGGCGCGCTGTTCGTCCGCGCCGTCCGCGACCACGCCGCCCGCGTCGCCCTTGAGGCGGGGCGGACGCGCTGGACCTATGACGTCCTGGGCGGGCAGGTCGCGGCGATCGCCAGCCAGTTGCAGGACCTGGACCTGCGGCCGGGCGATGTCGTCGCCCTGCATATGGCGGCGGGCCCGCTGTGGGTGGCCTGCCTGCTGGCCACGCTGGTTCGCGGCCTGTCGTTTCTGACCCTCGATCCCAGCCACCCGGCCGAACGCAATCACGCCCTGCTCGAAGGCGCACGGGCCAAGGTCGTGATGGCCGCCCCGGGCCTCCCCCCGCTCGCCGAGCTGCCGACCCTGGTCCCGGCCGACCCCGATGCTCGCACTCCGGCCTTGTCGACCCTGCTGGTTGCCCTGAGCGAGGTCGACGCCACCCCGGCCTATGTCATCTTCACCTCGGGCTCGACCGGCAAGCCCAAGGGCGTGGTCGTCGCCCAGGGCGGGCTGCGCGACCGCTTGCTGTGGAAAATCGAAGCCCTTGACCTCGGCCCCGGCGAGCGGGTCTTGCAAAGCATGCAGACCATCTTCGATCCCGCCTTGTGGGAGACCCTGGCGCCGCTGCTCGCCGGCTCCACCCTGGTCATCGCCGATCCCGAGGTGCGTTCCTCGCCCCGCCGGCTCGCCGAGACCCTGCTATCGGCCAAGATCACCGTCGCCACCTGCATTTCCGGCATGGTGGGCCCCTTGGGGCAGGCTCTGGCGGGTCTGGGAGGCAAGGGCGATGATCTGGCGCTCCGCCGCATCGTCGCCGGCGGCGAGGCCCTGCCCAACGCCGTCGCCCGCGCCTTCGTCGAGCAGACCGGCGCCCGCATCGAGCATTTCTATGGCCCGACCGAGGCGACGATCTTCTGCACCCATCAGGGGGTCGGCCCCGCCGACACCTTGCCCGAGGACGGCATCCTGCCCATCGGCCGACCGGTCGCCGGGGCGCGGGTGGCGATCGTCGATCTCACCGGCGCCCCCTGCCCGCCCGGCGTCATCGGCATGGTAGACCTGTCGGGCATCGGTCTGGCTTTGGGATATCTTGGCGCCGATGGCGCGGTGATCGGCACGGGCGGCGGCTTCCGTCAGCACGGCGAGAGCCGGGTCTACGCCTCGGGCGACCTGGGGCGATGGCGATCGGATGGCCGGATCGAGGTGCTGGGCCGCCAGGATACCCAGGTCAAGATCCGCGGGGTTCGCATCGACCTTGCCGAGGTCGAAGCGGTGCTGCTTGCCCATTCCCTGGTCGGCGAGGCCGCCGTCATCGCCGCCAAACGCGCCGGGGTCAGCACCCTGCACGCCTTCGTGACCGGCGACCAGGACATCGATAGCGAGGCTTTACGCAAGGATCTGGCCGGCCGCCTGCCGCCGGCGATGCGGCCGACGACGCTGCGCGCGGTGTCGGGATTGCCCCGCCTGGCCAATGGCAAGATCGATCGCGCCGCCCTCGACCGCCAGATCCCCGAGGCGACCGGCCCCGCCCTGCCCGCCGCCACCGCGCCGCTGGGACCGCAGGAACCGCTGGAGGCCACCTTGTTGCGCTGCTGGCAACAGGTGCTCGCCCAACCCGACCTGGGGGTGACCGACGATCTGTTCGAACGCGGCGGTCATTCGCTGCTGGCCTTGCGCGTCTGCGCCATGGTGGAAGACATCAGCGCCCGGGTCATCGCCCTTGATCCCTTGCTGCGCAATGTCAGCGTCCGCGAGCAGGCGCGCGCCATCCTGGCGGGCAATAGCGGCCGGGATGACAAGGCGCCCACCCTGACCCGGCTGTCGACCACCGCCAGCGGCCCGGATTTCGTTTGCATCGCCGCCGGCTTTGGCGACCTGCGCCGCCTCAAGGCCCTGGCCGACGCCCTGGGCCCCCGGGCCAATGTCTGGGGGTTGTTCCCCCCCGCCCTGCTTTCGGCCGGCCCGGCCGGATTGGCCGAGCTGATCGCCGCCTATCGCCAGATTTTGCTCCAGCGCTTCGGCGCCCGGCCCTTCGCTTTGGCCGGCTTCTCGGTGGGCGGGGTCATCGGCCTGGAACTGGCCGCCACCCTGCGAGCCGAGGGGCTGGCCATCGACCATCTGGTACTGCTTGATTCGGTCTTCCCCTTCCTGATGAAGCTCAACCTAAGGCTCCACGACCTGCTGCGCGCCATGGTGACCTTCCGCTGGACCAACCGCCTGATGCGCTTCGCCTTCGGCCGCAGGCTGCGGCGGTTCTTCATGGACGAGGGGTTGTCGGCCCACCTGAAGGCGGCGGCCTATTGCCGCCAAAAATTCGGTGGCACGGTGACGGTGGTCCGCTCGCGCGCCGCCCGTCCGTTCTCGGCGGTGCTGTTCTGGCCCTGGCGGCTGCGGGCCAAGCGGCTGGCCTGGGAAGACGCCAGCGGCTTCCACGGCAGCATGT
The DNA window shown above is from Rhodospirillum rubrum ATCC 11170 and carries:
- a CDS encoding AMP-binding protein yields the protein MPAPRWATMGAMLLDRAASLEESCAYRFLHDGGGGPEVRSYRALTSRALDIATFLLAKGCAKRPVLILLPTGMAFVEALFGCFLAGAIAVPAPPPTGTRGLPRIRGILADCAPPLALVVEPPQIDRLGGGDDAPLARTEWVRVADIPACATPDPSMVEAVAPGDIAVLQYTSGSTGTPKGVVISHRNALINLAQQKSGMRAPDGARLVSWLPVHHDMGLFGNILITVAVGGELSFMAPSSFLQKPIRWVQAISDYRGQASGGPDFGFDLCARRAQPADLAALDLSSWTTAYSGAEPVRAATLERFARVFAASGFRCEALRPCYGLAEATLIVSVQAVTQSLDVRRYDRQSLFAGIARQSDDGEALTSCGPAVEGMEIAIVDAATSQPLPDNRVGEIWLSGPNLAEGYWNQPQMTAKRFGARLAGRGDRWLRSGDVGFLDRGQLFVVGRADDMIILRGRNIPPDDIENAALVSPIQVAGSAVALAAPDEGGVILVQEVARGQGARDFPLLGAQMRAAVADATETALSRIAFVRFGSIPRTTSGKIRRRETGLLLARDALPIVHDDRGGRPAEGEEAGPAPASADPQTPPLERLRLEAARLLGLEKPPMADTPLVALGIDSLRAAELADWVAETFGTSLPLSTFFTETATLAEIARAIGSSPQSGGLALFPPPAAVARDVVPLTRGQQTLWVAARRAPESVGNTLSLGVVVGETPPQTLQSALDRLSLAHPLLRSVFRLRENDPVRVVHAQPEVTIAPIVWHGEDEGREEALDAFLRQPLVLEDGPPWRAGLLRNGRSTLLVLALHHILADGRALVLLGKALAAEIDAGTTAAPDDAPAADRFAEAVGEEEAYLCRPEAWRALTFFRQSLADLPDPLPLAPAGWDGRPAPRPRIVSLPISPSRLAGLKRSAAVLGSPPARLMFGLFVLALARLTSRDDLVVSVVSTNRPAGQAMTIGYFANPLPVRLHLGLEATAPLDRVLIQAMAALSTTLDHRLLPFSEIVRAAVRPGEAQRLLQCVFTHVGVDEGFQGDLASALAVAQDRPVPFLLRPQEGEAALALTFVEGGGGARLDLAIDDGAVAAAIGQALPTMIGNLATALAEAPHLPLSGVPAMAASVLERMGQWESGPRAALALREEGWSLGALFVRAVRDHAARVALEAGRTRWTYDVLGGQVAAIASQLQDLDLRPGDVVALHMAAGPLWVACLLATLVRGLSFLTLDPSHPAERNHALLEGARAKVVMAAPGLPPLAELPTLVPADPDARTPALSTLLVALSEVDATPAYVIFTSGSTGKPKGVVVAQGGLRDRLLWKIEALDLGPGERVLQSMQTIFDPALWETLAPLLAGSTLVIADPEVRSSPRRLAETLLSAKITVATCISGMVGPLGQALAGLGGKGDDLALRRIVAGGEALPNAVARAFVEQTGARIEHFYGPTEATIFCTHQGVGPADTLPEDGILPIGRPVAGARVAIVDLTGAPCPPGVIGMVDLSGIGLALGYLGADGAVIGTGGGFRQHGESRVYASGDLGRWRSDGRIEVLGRQDTQVKIRGVRIDLAEVEAVLLAHSLVGEAAVIAAKRAGVSTLHAFVTGDQDIDSEALRKDLAGRLPPAMRPTTLRAVSGLPRLANGKIDRAALDRQIPEATGPALPAATAPLGPQEPLEATLLRCWQQVLAQPDLGVTDDLFERGGHSLLALRVCAMVEDISARVIALDPLLRNVSVREQARAILAGNSGRDDKAPTLTRLSTTASGPDFVCIAAGFGDLRRLKALADALGPRANVWGLFPPALLSAGPAGLAELIAAYRQILLQRFGARPFALAGFSVGGVIGLELAATLRAEGLAIDHLVLLDSVFPFLMKLNLRLHDLLRAMVTFRWTNRLMRFAFGRRLRRFFMDEGLSAHLKAAAYCRQKFGGTVTVVRSRAARPFSAVLFWPWRLRAKRLAWEDASGFHGSMFSADHVGSLAEAVARLNAATSLPPPPPPLPPRALPV